A section of the Microbulbifer pacificus genome encodes:
- a CDS encoding acyl-CoA dehydrogenase translates to MSNLRQKWITAPLLNWIKKVLPPISDTEREAMEAGEVWWDAQLLSGKPDWNQLLNMGPPELTQAEQAFIDGPVEELCRMVDDWKISYEDHDISPEIWDFLKTNRFFGIIIPEKFGGLGFSPTAHAQIVTKISTRSTSVGVTVMVPNSLGPGELLMAHGTEEQKNHYLPRLADGREIPCFGLTSPEAGSDAAAMVDNGVVCYQEYNGEKTLGMRVNWHKRYITLGPVATILGLAFKLYDPDHILGEEEELGITVALVPTDTPGVTIGQRHLPALQAFMNGPNWGKDVFIPMDWIIGGQENIGHGWHMLMSALAAGRGISLPSLSTGGAKLAARTTGAYAHIREQFGIPIGKFEGVQRRLAEIAAIAYVLDSAHKTTTRALDQGRKPAVVSAIMKAHATNGLRQAVNDAMDIHAGKAIMDGPLNYLGNVYRAVPVAITVEGANILTRSLMIFGQGAIRCHPYLLQEMEAATNPDATEGLKQLDALLPKHALFQLKTFCRAAFHGWTGGLFASSPKGVGDAAKYYRQMNRYSAVLTLVTEISLMSLGGELKRKELISARLGDVLSELYLMSATLKRFNDDGSPAADRPLLEFAMRAGFHNIEVSLIEVFHNFPIRFIGQLMQFLTMPWGHSIRAASDRQARACANLIMEPGETRDRLTKGVFLGNPGDGIDIVEQAFISSHQTENIRDKMKKGGLRPLNDDAIDKALAKKLISAEEAEKIRRTAAAVNQAIQVDHYESLAPAGK, encoded by the coding sequence ATGAGCAACCTGCGCCAGAAGTGGATCACCGCGCCGCTGTTGAACTGGATTAAAAAAGTCCTGCCCCCGATTTCCGACACCGAGCGCGAGGCCATGGAAGCGGGGGAAGTCTGGTGGGATGCACAGTTACTATCCGGCAAGCCGGATTGGAACCAGTTACTGAACATGGGGCCGCCAGAGCTCACACAAGCGGAGCAGGCGTTTATCGACGGTCCCGTGGAAGAGCTCTGCAGGATGGTGGATGACTGGAAGATCTCGTATGAAGACCACGACATCTCACCTGAGATCTGGGACTTTCTGAAAACGAACCGCTTCTTCGGCATCATCATCCCCGAAAAATTTGGCGGCCTCGGCTTCTCGCCCACCGCGCACGCGCAGATCGTGACCAAGATTTCCACGCGCAGTACCAGTGTCGGCGTTACCGTGATGGTGCCGAATTCACTCGGCCCAGGCGAGCTGCTAATGGCCCACGGTACCGAGGAGCAGAAAAACCACTACCTGCCGCGTCTTGCCGATGGCCGCGAGATTCCCTGTTTCGGCCTGACCAGCCCGGAGGCCGGCTCTGACGCGGCGGCCATGGTGGATAACGGCGTGGTCTGTTACCAGGAGTACAACGGCGAAAAAACCCTGGGCATGCGAGTGAACTGGCACAAGCGCTATATCACCCTGGGGCCGGTGGCGACGATTCTCGGTCTCGCCTTCAAACTCTACGACCCCGACCACATTCTCGGCGAGGAAGAAGAGCTGGGCATCACCGTGGCACTGGTGCCCACCGATACCCCCGGGGTGACCATCGGCCAGCGCCACCTGCCGGCGCTGCAGGCATTTATGAACGGGCCTAACTGGGGCAAGGACGTATTCATCCCCATGGACTGGATCATCGGCGGCCAGGAAAACATCGGCCACGGCTGGCATATGCTGATGAGTGCGCTCGCCGCGGGGCGCGGTATCTCACTGCCATCACTCTCCACCGGCGGCGCCAAGCTGGCGGCGCGCACCACCGGTGCCTATGCGCACATCCGCGAACAGTTCGGCATTCCCATCGGTAAATTCGAGGGTGTGCAGCGCCGATTGGCAGAGATTGCCGCCATCGCGTATGTGCTGGATTCTGCGCACAAGACTACCACCCGCGCGCTGGACCAGGGGCGCAAGCCCGCCGTGGTGTCAGCCATCATGAAGGCGCATGCCACCAACGGTTTGCGCCAAGCCGTCAATGACGCCATGGATATCCACGCGGGCAAGGCCATCATGGATGGCCCCCTGAACTACCTCGGCAACGTATACCGCGCGGTACCGGTGGCCATCACCGTCGAGGGGGCGAACATTCTCACCCGCAGCCTGATGATCTTCGGCCAGGGCGCGATCCGTTGCCATCCGTACCTGTTGCAGGAAATGGAAGCGGCCACCAATCCGGATGCAACGGAGGGGCTGAAACAGCTGGATGCGCTGTTGCCAAAACACGCGTTGTTCCAGTTAAAGACCTTCTGCCGAGCGGCTTTCCACGGCTGGACCGGGGGACTGTTTGCCAGCAGCCCGAAAGGGGTAGGGGATGCGGCCAAATACTACCGGCAGATGAACCGCTACTCCGCGGTGCTGACCCTGGTGACGGAAATTTCGCTGATGTCATTGGGTGGCGAGCTGAAGCGCAAGGAGCTGATTTCCGCGCGGCTCGGGGATGTGCTCAGCGAACTCTATCTGATGAGCGCCACCCTGAAACGTTTCAACGACGACGGCAGCCCCGCGGCGGATCGCCCGTTGCTGGAATTTGCCATGCGCGCCGGCTTCCACAATATCGAGGTGAGCCTGATTGAGGTATTTCACAACTTCCCGATACGCTTTATCGGCCAGCTGATGCAGTTCCTCACCATGCCCTGGGGGCACAGCATCCGCGCCGCATCCGACCGCCAGGCGCGCGCCTGTGCCAACCTGATCATGGAGCCGGGTGAAACCCGCGATCGTCTGACCAAAGGCGTATTTCTCGGCAACCCCGGTGATGGCATCGACATCGTCGAACAGGCGTTTATTAGCAGCCACCAGACCGAAAACATCCGCGACAAGATGAAAAAAGGTGGGCTGCGGCCACTGAATGACGATGCCATCGACAAGGCCCTGGCGAAGAAACTGATCAGCGCGGAAGAGGCAGAAAAAATCCGCAGAACCGCCGCTGCCGTCAACCAAGCCATCCAGGTGGATCACTACGAATCCCTTGCCCCTGCTGGCAAATAG
- the ppsR gene encoding posphoenolpyruvate synthetase regulatory kinase/phosphorylase PpsR — protein sequence MSDEQRSENPKQDTNSERTTKKRTAFFISDGTGLTVEGIGHSLLAQFRDQQVEQVTLPYVDSEVRVNQVLQRIERAAQESGLQPIIITSILSDQIRKQLHQSSALMLDVFESYLAPLAALFGTDPARTVGVSHGIADNRRYTARIDAVHYAMDNDDGRRTREFESADIILVGVSRSGKTPTCLYLALQFGLRAANYPITEEDMDSTSLPKILRPFQHKLFGLTIDPRRLMSIRQERRANSRYASPEQCEFEVRQVEQMLRRAQVPYLDATELSVEELATRLMSQAGIERRIS from the coding sequence ATGAGCGACGAACAGCGCAGCGAGAATCCAAAACAGGATACAAATTCCGAAAGAACCACCAAAAAACGCACCGCGTTTTTTATTTCCGATGGCACCGGCCTCACGGTAGAGGGGATAGGCCACAGCCTGCTGGCACAATTTCGCGATCAGCAGGTCGAACAGGTAACCCTGCCCTACGTGGATTCAGAAGTCAGAGTCAACCAGGTGCTGCAGCGCATTGAACGCGCCGCGCAGGAATCCGGGCTGCAGCCGATCATCATCACCAGTATCCTGTCCGACCAGATACGCAAACAGCTGCACCAGAGTTCTGCGCTGATGCTGGATGTATTTGAAAGTTATCTCGCACCGCTGGCCGCGCTGTTTGGTACCGACCCTGCGCGCACTGTAGGGGTTTCCCACGGGATCGCGGACAACCGCCGCTATACCGCGCGTATCGATGCGGTGCACTATGCAATGGACAACGATGACGGGCGCCGTACCCGGGAGTTTGAAAGCGCGGACATCATTCTTGTCGGCGTCTCCCGCTCCGGTAAAACCCCCACCTGCCTCTACCTCGCGTTGCAATTCGGCCTGCGCGCCGCCAATTACCCAATCACCGAAGAGGATATGGATTCCACCTCGCTGCCGAAAATACTGCGCCCCTTTCAGCACAAGCTGTTCGGCCTTACCATCGATCCGCGCCGTCTGATGAGTATCCGTCAGGAGCGTCGCGCAAACAGCCGCTACGCATCGCCGGAGCAGTGCGAGTTCGAGGTCCGCCAGGTAGAGCAGATGCTGCGACGCGCCCAGGTCCCATACCTCGATGCGACCGAACTTTCGGTGGAAGAACTCGCCACCAGACTGATGTCACAGGCCGGGATCGAGCGCAGGATCAGCTAA
- a CDS encoding L,D-transpeptidase produces MDSAQGTRRLLAVLMLLLGTLVGSLWPNLAGAQSGVNWFDDEAAMNSSGSPSIRINLSEQKAYFYKGSRLVGVSLVSSGKKGFSTRPGHFRVLAKNPNHRSSIYGSYVDSSTGRVVKADVDTRKHRRPAGTYYRGAKMNHYIRFNGGIGLHASGHVPRYPASHGCVRMPPHMASKFYQYARVGMPVRVSY; encoded by the coding sequence ATGGATTCTGCACAGGGTACGCGGCGTCTGTTAGCAGTGTTGATGTTGCTGCTGGGAACCCTCGTCGGCAGTCTGTGGCCGAATTTGGCCGGCGCGCAAAGCGGCGTTAATTGGTTTGACGATGAGGCGGCGATGAATTCTTCCGGATCGCCATCGATCAGAATCAATCTGTCGGAGCAAAAGGCCTACTTTTACAAAGGTTCCCGTCTAGTGGGGGTCTCGCTGGTGTCCTCGGGCAAAAAAGGATTCAGCACAAGACCCGGTCACTTCCGCGTGCTGGCCAAAAATCCCAACCACCGCTCCAGTATTTACGGCAGCTATGTCGACAGTTCCACCGGTAGAGTGGTAAAGGCCGATGTCGATACCCGTAAACATCGTCGCCCCGCGGGTACCTATTACCGCGGCGCGAAAATGAATCACTATATCCGTTTTAATGGTGGTATTGGGCTGCATGCTTCAGGTCATGTACCGCGCTACCCGGCTTCCCACGGTTGTGTGCGCATGCCCCCGCATATGGCGAGCAAGTTCTACCAGTATGCCCGTGTCGGCATGCCGGTTCGGGTGAGCTATTAA
- a CDS encoding 5'-nucleotidase produces the protein MSNAPKSPRGNKLTIAISSRALFDLRESHQIYEEQGVDAFSSYQIERENDVLPKGEAFSLVEKFLQINERLDGEPRVEVILLSRNSADTGLRVFNSIEHYGLQISRAAFCNGGSPYRYIAPFGCHLFLSTDGGDVRRALEQGVAAATLIPGGARQRGDDTLRFAFDGDAVIFSDEAEQIFKREGLAAFTSAERASARQPLQGGPFKGFLEALQHLQAEFNPESCPIRTALVTARSAPAHERVIRTLRAWNIRIDESIFLGGLPKGEFLRAFGADVFFDDQPNHCASAGAHVATGHVPHGIANLDS, from the coding sequence ATGAGCAACGCACCGAAATCCCCCAGGGGTAATAAGCTCACCATCGCCATCTCTTCCCGGGCCCTGTTTGATCTGCGCGAAAGCCACCAGATCTACGAGGAGCAGGGAGTGGATGCGTTTTCTTCGTATCAGATCGAGCGGGAAAACGACGTGTTGCCAAAGGGCGAGGCGTTTTCCCTGGTGGAGAAATTCCTGCAGATCAACGAGCGCCTCGATGGGGAGCCCAGGGTTGAGGTCATCCTGCTGTCGCGTAACAGTGCCGATACCGGACTGCGGGTGTTCAATTCCATCGAACACTACGGGCTCCAGATCAGCCGCGCTGCGTTCTGCAATGGCGGAAGCCCGTATCGCTACATCGCGCCTTTTGGCTGCCATCTTTTCCTCTCTACCGATGGCGGCGACGTGCGCCGCGCACTGGAGCAGGGAGTGGCCGCTGCCACGTTGATTCCCGGCGGTGCGCGCCAGCGAGGCGACGACACATTGCGCTTTGCCTTTGATGGCGATGCGGTAATTTTTTCCGACGAGGCCGAGCAGATCTTCAAGCGCGAGGGTCTCGCCGCCTTCACCTCAGCCGAGCGTGCTTCCGCCAGGCAGCCACTGCAGGGAGGGCCCTTCAAGGGTTTTCTCGAGGCATTGCAGCACTTGCAGGCAGAATTCAATCCGGAATCCTGCCCGATCCGTACGGCCCTGGTCACCGCGCGCTCCGCACCGGCGCACGAGCGGGTTATCCGTACCCTGAGGGCCTGGAATATCCGTATCGACGAATCCATCTTCCTTGGCGGTTTGCCCAAAGGGGAGTTCCTGCGGGCCTTTGGTGCCGATGTATTCTTTGATGATCAGCCCAACCACTGCGCCTCTGCCGGCGCCCACGTAGCTACCGGCCATGTTCCCCACGGCATTGCCAACCTGGATAGCTAG
- the cysB gene encoding HTH-type transcriptional regulator CysB, whose translation MKLQQLRYIWEVAHHDLNVSATAQSLFTSQPGISKQIRLLEDELGVEIFARSGKHLTRVTPAGEAILKTAGEIMRKVENIKQVAQEFSNDRRGSLAIATTHTQARYALPAVIKSFIARYPEVSLHMHQGTPMQISEMAADGTADFAIATEALELFSDLVMMPVYRWNRCVLVPKGHELCQVSKLTLEDVAKYPIVTYVFGFTGRSKLDEAFLEKGLSPKVVFTASDSDVIKTYVRLGLGIGIVADMAAVEEEDSDLVALDASELFESSVTKIGFRKGIFLRGFMYEFIQQFAPHLTRELVEQASQASSRAEVDELFSHVELPVY comes from the coding sequence ATGAAGCTTCAGCAGTTGCGTTATATCTGGGAGGTGGCACACCACGATCTCAATGTTTCTGCCACCGCACAGAGCCTGTTTACCTCGCAGCCGGGGATCAGTAAACAGATCCGGCTGCTGGAGGACGAGCTGGGCGTGGAGATTTTCGCCCGCAGCGGCAAACACCTTACGCGTGTGACCCCGGCCGGCGAAGCCATCCTCAAAACCGCCGGCGAGATCATGCGCAAGGTGGAAAACATCAAGCAGGTCGCGCAGGAGTTCAGTAATGACAGGCGCGGCAGCCTCGCCATCGCCACCACCCATACCCAGGCACGCTATGCGCTGCCCGCCGTGATCAAGTCTTTTATCGCCCGCTATCCTGAAGTGTCCCTGCATATGCACCAGGGCACTCCAATGCAGATTTCCGAAATGGCCGCGGATGGTACTGCCGACTTTGCCATCGCCACCGAGGCACTGGAGTTATTCAGTGACCTGGTGATGATGCCGGTGTACCGGTGGAACCGCTGTGTGCTGGTGCCGAAGGGGCACGAATTGTGTCAGGTCTCCAAGTTAACCCTGGAAGACGTCGCCAAATACCCCATCGTCACCTATGTGTTCGGTTTTACCGGGCGCTCCAAGCTCGATGAGGCATTTCTGGAAAAGGGGCTTTCGCCCAAGGTCGTATTCACCGCATCGGATTCAGACGTCATCAAAACCTATGTGCGTCTGGGGCTCGGCATTGGCATCGTCGCCGATATGGCGGCGGTGGAAGAAGAAGACAGCGATCTGGTGGCCCTGGATGCAAGTGAGCTGTTCGAATCCAGTGTGACCAAAATTGGGTTCCGCAAGGGTATTTTCCTGCGTGGTTTCATGTACGAATTTATTCAACAGTTCGCGCCTCATCTCACCCGCGAACTGGTGGAGCAGGCATCACAGGCATCGTCCCGAGCAGAAGTGGACGAGCTGTTCTCTCATGTTGAATTGCCGGTTTATTGA
- a CDS encoding DMT family transporter has protein sequence MEISESILFALVLLSALAHAVWNAVVKHSGEGFLQLAMIRSVGLLVGAALATQLPLPGKNALGFLVGGAFFQYLYFFLLSRSYQALDYGTAYPMARGVTPLMVSIAALLFLDESLQPLQITGVLLVTCGIFALIMKELRVSGKGIFYSLGTGIAITGYTTLGAAGVRSVANPLSYVAWLEILSGGGVILAVLCTRPLKGLAFARANLLRSSLSGVLATGGFGIALWATSMMPVAAVAATREVSILFASVISVFLLNERFSTQRLLAALIIFCGVGTLAFA, from the coding sequence TTGGAAATATCGGAATCCATTTTATTTGCGCTGGTACTGCTGTCTGCCCTTGCGCACGCCGTATGGAATGCGGTGGTCAAACACAGTGGTGAAGGTTTCCTGCAGCTGGCGATGATTCGCAGTGTCGGCTTGTTGGTCGGCGCGGCACTGGCGACGCAGCTGCCGCTGCCCGGTAAAAACGCCCTGGGTTTTCTTGTCGGCGGGGCCTTCTTCCAGTATCTGTATTTCTTTCTGCTATCCCGCTCATACCAGGCGCTGGATTACGGTACCGCCTACCCGATGGCTCGCGGCGTCACCCCACTGATGGTATCGATTGCGGCGCTGTTGTTCCTGGATGAATCCCTGCAGCCGCTGCAGATTACCGGTGTATTGCTGGTAACCTGCGGTATTTTCGCGCTGATCATGAAAGAGCTGAGAGTCAGCGGTAAGGGGATTTTCTATTCTCTCGGTACCGGCATTGCCATTACCGGTTATACCACCCTTGGTGCAGCGGGTGTACGCAGTGTGGCCAACCCACTCAGCTATGTTGCCTGGCTGGAAATCCTTTCTGGTGGCGGTGTCATTCTCGCCGTGCTGTGTACCCGGCCGCTGAAAGGCCTCGCATTTGCCCGTGCCAATTTGCTGCGCAGCTCCCTGTCCGGGGTGCTGGCTACCGGCGGTTTCGGCATTGCGCTTTGGGCCACGTCGATGATGCCGGTGGCGGCGGTGGCCGCCACCCGAGAGGTGAGCATCCTGTTTGCTTCCGTGATTTCGGTATTCCTGCTGAATGAGCGGTTTTCCACCCAACGCCTGCTGGCTGCATTGATCATTTTCTGCGGCGTTGGCACGCTGGCATTTGCCTGA
- the rraA gene encoding ribonuclease E activity regulator RraA gives MRLTTISTPDLCDEFPELVQVVEPMFINYGGREQFGGQIVTIKCFEDNSLVRDLVAEEGTGKVLVVDAGGSMRRACLGDLLAEKAVQNGWEGILMFGCIRDVDAISGLELGVQALGSHPMKTDKKGVGERDIAVTFGGVTFKSGEYVYADNNGVIVSPQPLM, from the coding sequence ATGCGCCTCACCACAATTTCCACCCCCGATCTGTGCGACGAGTTTCCGGAACTGGTCCAGGTGGTGGAGCCGATGTTTATCAATTACGGCGGCCGGGAGCAGTTTGGCGGGCAGATCGTGACCATCAAATGCTTTGAAGATAACTCCCTGGTCCGGGATCTGGTGGCGGAAGAGGGTACTGGCAAGGTTCTGGTGGTGGATGCCGGGGGCTCCATGCGCAGGGCCTGTCTCGGCGACCTGCTGGCGGAAAAAGCGGTACAAAATGGTTGGGAGGGTATCCTGATGTTCGGCTGCATCCGGGATGTGGATGCGATTTCTGGACTAGAGTTAGGAGTACAGGCGCTGGGAAGCCACCCCATGAAGACCGACAAAAAAGGGGTCGGTGAGCGTGATATCGCAGTGACTTTCGGCGGCGTCACCTTTAAATCTGGAGAGTATGTATACGCTGATAATAACGGCGTGATAGTTTCTCCCCAACCGCTTATGTGA
- the pabB gene encoding aminodeoxychorismate synthase component I: MQIVSLPYSLNTGAAFAALADLPCPVWLDSGQPSGRGGRFDILSADPVSGLILSATDPAPFEALDDLLCELAPQEVDQQLPFCGGAIGFAGYELGTAGNFLPADDRTTPLPAGYFGLYTWALIVDHQLQASHLVFHPACTEMQKRDLRARFSAIDWSQAPRTEAFRLTSAFEHEFTAEEYRTRIARILEYIVAGDIYQANFTQRFNAGFEGSSLTAYLALRQLAAGPFSAFLSLPQGDILSLSPERFILADGRFLQTEPIKGTAPRSTDPSRDRELASTLASSSKDRAENLMIVDLLRNDFGKVCTRGSVRVPSLFELQSFANVHHLVSTITGQLQEDTEFAQVLAASFPGGSITGAPKRRAMEIIRELERSPRGVYCGSIGYISSCGRADTSIAIRTLTASKGKLSCAAGGGIVADSDPAAEHKECLDKVRLLLDTLESRFL, encoded by the coding sequence TTGCAAATTGTTTCCCTGCCCTACTCGCTCAACACCGGCGCCGCGTTTGCGGCACTCGCAGATCTGCCCTGCCCGGTGTGGCTGGACTCCGGCCAACCCTCGGGCCGCGGCGGCCGCTTTGACATATTGAGCGCGGACCCGGTGAGCGGGCTGATACTTTCCGCCACAGACCCGGCGCCGTTTGAAGCCCTGGATGATCTGTTGTGCGAGCTGGCACCCCAGGAAGTGGACCAGCAGCTGCCGTTCTGTGGCGGCGCCATCGGTTTCGCCGGCTACGAGCTGGGCACCGCCGGCAACTTTCTCCCCGCAGACGACCGCACTACCCCGCTGCCCGCGGGCTACTTCGGCCTCTACACCTGGGCACTGATCGTTGACCACCAGCTGCAGGCAAGCCACCTGGTGTTCCACCCCGCATGTACAGAGATGCAGAAACGGGACCTGCGCGCGCGCTTCAGCGCCATCGACTGGAGCCAGGCCCCGCGCACGGAGGCCTTCCGTCTCACATCCGCGTTCGAACACGAATTTACCGCGGAAGAGTACCGCACGCGGATAGCGCGGATTCTGGAATACATCGTCGCGGGCGATATCTACCAGGCCAACTTTACCCAGCGCTTCAACGCCGGCTTTGAGGGGAGCTCGCTGACCGCGTATCTGGCCCTGCGCCAACTGGCCGCTGGCCCCTTCTCCGCATTTCTGTCCCTGCCGCAGGGCGACATCCTCAGCCTGTCACCAGAGCGCTTCATCCTCGCCGATGGCCGGTTTCTGCAGACGGAGCCGATCAAGGGTACCGCCCCGCGCAGTACCGACCCGAGCCGCGATCGCGAACTTGCCAGCACACTGGCGTCGAGCAGCAAGGACCGCGCGGAAAACCTGATGATTGTCGATCTGTTGCGCAATGATTTCGGCAAGGTTTGCACCCGCGGCAGTGTGCGCGTGCCATCGCTGTTTGAGCTGCAGAGCTTTGCCAATGTCCATCATCTGGTGAGTACCATCACCGGGCAGCTGCAGGAGGATACCGAGTTTGCACAGGTGCTGGCGGCCAGCTTCCCCGGCGGTTCCATTACCGGTGCGCCGAAGCGACGGGCGATGGAAATCATTCGCGAGCTGGAACGGAGCCCGCGCGGTGTCTACTGTGGCAGTATCGGCTATATCAGCAGCTGTGGCCGCGCGGATACCAGTATTGCGATACGTACGTTAACCGCCAGCAAAGGGAAACTCAGCTGCGCTGCGGGCGGCGGCATCGTCGCGGATTCCGATCCCGCCGCGGAACACAAAGAGTGCCTCGACAAGGTCCGCTTGCTGCTGGACACCTTGGAAAGCCGCTTCCTCTGA
- the ppsA gene encoding phosphoenolpyruvate synthase produces MSIHTLEFAKLGMADVDKVGGKNASLGEMISSLSGAGVSVPGGFATTADAFREFLAGAQLETRIAERLKGLDVEDVTALAAAGEEIRNWLLETPFPAQLEAEIRAGYEALGGGETAVAVRSSATAEDLPDASFAGQQETFLNIRGIDAVLQAVKEVFASLYNDRAIAYRVHTGYADVGVALSAGIQHMVRSETGASGVMFTLDTESGFRDVIFITAAYGLGETVVQGAVNPDEFYLYKPALEAGRPAILRRNRGSKAIKMIYDQSGECGRSVKTVQVSEADRLRFSLTDAELTDLANQARKIEAHYQRPMDIEWAKDGDSGKLFIVQARPETVRSRDTGTSIERYKLQERSDILCEGRAIGQRIGAGPVRVLESVEDMAKMQDGEVLVTDMTDPDWEPVLKKASAIVTNRGGRTCHAAIIARELGIPAVVGCGDATEKLTTGTPVTVTCAEGDTGFVMAGQLDFERSLTEVSDMPELPFKIMLNVGNPDRAFAFSNLPNQGVGLARLEFILNRMIGIHPKALLELDRLPADLQQNIRNRIGGYASPEDFIVEKLVEGISTLAAAFAPNRAIVRLSDFKSNEYAHLVGGQMYEPSEENPMLGFRGASRYRSKDFRECFALECRALKKVRDEMGLTNVEIMVPFVRTPDEARQVVELLEENGLKRGENGLKLIMMCELPSNALLAEDFLQYFDGFSIGSNDLTQLTLGLDRDSGLVAELFDERDPAVKMLLSRAIQACKKAGKYVGICGQGPSDHKDFAQWLMDEGIDSVSLNPDTAVDTWLYLANNQKA; encoded by the coding sequence TTGAGCATTCACACTCTCGAATTCGCGAAGTTGGGCATGGCGGATGTCGACAAAGTCGGCGGTAAAAACGCATCACTGGGGGAGATGATCTCTTCTCTCTCCGGTGCCGGAGTCAGTGTACCGGGTGGTTTTGCCACTACCGCTGACGCATTTCGTGAATTCCTGGCCGGTGCCCAGCTGGAAACCCGGATCGCTGAAAGACTGAAAGGTCTGGATGTTGAAGACGTTACCGCGCTGGCGGCGGCGGGCGAGGAGATTCGCAACTGGTTGCTGGAGACCCCGTTCCCGGCCCAGCTGGAAGCGGAAATCCGCGCCGGTTATGAAGCTCTGGGTGGCGGCGAAACTGCAGTGGCTGTGCGCTCTTCGGCAACCGCGGAAGACCTGCCTGACGCGTCTTTCGCCGGCCAGCAGGAGACTTTCCTGAACATCCGCGGCATCGACGCGGTGCTGCAGGCGGTAAAAGAGGTGTTTGCCTCTCTCTACAATGACCGCGCCATCGCCTACCGGGTACACACCGGCTATGCGGATGTGGGGGTTGCATTGTCCGCGGGCATCCAGCACATGGTGCGCAGTGAAACCGGCGCCTCCGGGGTTATGTTCACCCTGGATACCGAGAGCGGATTCCGCGATGTGATCTTCATTACCGCCGCATACGGCCTCGGTGAGACCGTGGTACAGGGCGCAGTGAACCCGGATGAGTTCTACCTCTATAAACCCGCGCTGGAAGCAGGTAGACCGGCAATTCTGCGCCGCAACCGCGGCAGTAAGGCCATCAAAATGATTTACGACCAGAGCGGCGAATGCGGCCGTTCGGTCAAAACCGTGCAGGTGTCCGAGGCGGATCGTCTGCGCTTCTCGCTCACCGACGCGGAGCTCACCGATCTCGCCAATCAGGCGCGCAAGATCGAAGCCCACTACCAGCGCCCGATGGACATCGAATGGGCCAAAGATGGTGACAGTGGCAAGCTGTTTATCGTACAGGCGCGTCCCGAGACCGTACGCTCCCGCGACACCGGCACCAGCATCGAGCGTTACAAGCTCCAGGAGCGCAGTGACATCCTGTGTGAAGGTCGCGCCATCGGTCAGCGTATTGGTGCCGGCCCGGTACGGGTGCTGGAGTCCGTGGAAGACATGGCGAAGATGCAGGACGGCGAAGTCCTGGTCACCGACATGACCGACCCCGATTGGGAACCCGTACTGAAAAAGGCCAGCGCCATTGTCACCAATCGCGGCGGTCGTACCTGTCACGCCGCGATCATTGCCCGCGAGCTGGGTATTCCCGCGGTGGTAGGCTGTGGCGACGCCACCGAAAAACTGACCACCGGCACCCCGGTTACCGTGACCTGTGCGGAAGGGGATACCGGCTTCGTGATGGCCGGCCAGCTGGATTTCGAGCGCTCCCTCACCGAGGTGAGCGATATGCCGGAACTGCCGTTCAAGATCATGCTGAATGTGGGCAACCCGGATCGTGCGTTTGCCTTCAGCAATCTGCCGAACCAGGGTGTGGGACTCGCGCGACTCGAGTTCATTTTGAACCGCATGATCGGTATTCACCCCAAGGCGTTGCTGGAGCTGGATCGCCTGCCGGCAGATCTGCAGCAGAATATCCGCAACCGCATCGGCGGTTACGCCTCGCCGGAAGACTTTATTGTCGAGAAGCTGGTGGAAGGTATTTCCACCCTGGCTGCGGCCTTTGCCCCGAATCGTGCGATCGTGCGCCTGTCGGACTTCAAGTCCAACGAATACGCGCACCTTGTGGGCGGGCAGATGTACGAGCCCAGTGAAGAAAACCCGATGCTCGGTTTCCGCGGTGCTTCCCGCTATCGCTCCAAGGATTTCCGCGAGTGTTTTGCCCTCGAGTGCCGTGCACTGAAAAAAGTGCGCGACGAAATGGGCCTCACCAATGTGGAGATCATGGTGCCCTTCGTGCGCACCCCGGACGAGGCGCGTCAGGTGGTGGAACTGCTGGAAGAAAATGGCCTGAAGCGCGGCGAGAACGGCCTCAAGCTCATCATGATGTGTGAGCTGCCGTCCAACGCGCTGTTGGCGGAAGACTTCCTGCAGTACTTCGACGGCTTCTCCATCGGCTCCAACGACCTCACACAGCTGACCCTGGGCCTGGACCGGGATTCCGGTCTGGTGGCGGAGCTGTTTGACGAGCGCGATCCGGCGGTGAAAATGCTGCTGTCCCGCGCTATTCAAGCCTGTAAGAAGGCGGGCAAGTACGTGGGTATCTGCGGCCAGGGTCCATCCGATCACAAGGATTTCGCACAGTGGCTGATGGACGAGGGTATCGACAGCGTCTCCCTCAACCCGGATACCGCGGTAGATACCTGGTTGTATCTGGCGAATAACCAGAAAGCCTGA